Proteins encoded within one genomic window of Oscillospiraceae bacterium:
- a CDS encoding DUF370 domain-containing protein has product MKLINIGFGNMVNTAHLIAVVSPESAPIKRSITEARERKMLIDATYGRRTRAVIVMSSDHVILSAIQPETIANRLTNRMTDEATIACGEDGADE; this is encoded by the coding sequence ATGAAACTCATCAACATAGGATTTGGCAATATGGTCAACACGGCGCATTTGATAGCTGTTGTAAGCCCCGAATCGGCACCCATTAAGCGGAGTATTACCGAGGCGCGGGAGCGAAAAATGCTGATTGACGCGACATATGGACGGCGTACGCGTGCTGTCATTGTGATGTCGAGCGATCATGTGATTTTGTCGGCGATTCAACCTGAAACCATTGCCAACCGGCTCACCAACCGTATGACTGACGAGGCAACCATTGCCTGTGGGGAGGATGGCGCCGATGAGTAA
- the gmk gene encoding guanylate kinase — translation MSKQGTLVVLSGPSGSGKSTVIAAMLKQYGKFLPPVHFSVSATTREPRPGEDDGVAYHFVSREKFDELVKGDGLLEFAAFAGHQYGTPYAPVKQRIELGEVVLLDIEVKGAVQIKQRHPDALFVYLVPPSLDELEDRLRKRGTECEESIAKRMQAVSEQLSELDIYDHIVFNRKGDIDRAAFELASVIMAKLASGREIQK, via the coding sequence ATGAGTAAACAGGGCACGCTGGTCGTATTGAGCGGTCCGTCCGGCAGTGGTAAGAGTACAGTCATCGCTGCTATGCTGAAGCAATACGGCAAGTTTTTGCCGCCGGTGCATTTTTCGGTGTCGGCAACCACGCGTGAGCCGCGCCCGGGCGAAGATGACGGCGTGGCGTACCACTTTGTCAGCCGTGAGAAATTTGATGAGTTGGTTAAGGGAGACGGACTGTTAGAGTTTGCTGCGTTTGCCGGGCATCAATATGGAACGCCTTATGCACCTGTGAAGCAGCGTATTGAGTTGGGCGAAGTCGTATTGCTCGACATTGAAGTTAAGGGTGCAGTGCAAATCAAACAGCGACATCCCGACGCACTGTTTGTCTATCTGGTACCACCATCATTAGATGAGCTTGAAGACAGGCTGCGAAAACGCGGCACAGAGTGTGAGGAGAGTATTGCTAAGCGTATGCAAGCAGTCAGCGAACAATTGTCAGAACTTGACATTTATGATCATATCGTGTTTAATCGTAAGGGAGACATTGACCGTGCGGCGTTTGAACTGGCGTCTGTGATTATGGCGAAGTTGGCGTCAGGGCGGGAAATACAAAAATAG
- the rpoZ gene encoding DNA-directed RNA polymerase subunit omega, with translation MLEPSIAQMMQSVNNRYLLVNVVAQRTRDIAEDAREEGVFLEEKPLSIAIREVAEGRIQASV, from the coding sequence ATGTTAGAACCATCCATCGCGCAAATGATGCAATCGGTGAACAATCGCTATCTCTTGGTGAATGTTGTGGCGCAACGTACACGCGACATTGCCGAAGATGCCCGTGAGGAGGGTGTTTTCTTGGAAGAGAAGCCACTCAGCATCGCCATTCGGGAAGTTGCCGAGGGGCGTATACAGGCATCGGTATAA
- the priA gene encoding primosomal protein N', with the protein MPHVPGKLYAKLALELPLQGLDAVYDYEVPEQWREDICAGCRVVAPFGRGNTRKEGIVLALSNESVHSKTKPILQLLDREPIATGQDIQLAFWVRERFFAPFYAVLRAMLPAGVWLQAKTVCFVNDVGEEVVAEACQHEPQVLALWQWLKRQKKGANLSAVLAQQGGELAWESLRLKGFARVEEKRAPRLNDKTEVLVTLSPDFSVREYAGRMAHRASLQVALLELLQAEGPTLPWHELRYYTGATAATLRALEKLQAVNTHERESFRRPELELSSKTIETLTEAQQAVFERLVELHDRRQTGSGVRSRGALLHGVTGSGKTAVYIKLIEHTLAQGGGAMVLVPEIALTPQLVSQFTQQFGDRVAMLNSGMTLTQRYDEWKRVRSGQADVVVGTRSAVFAPMRKLSLIILDEEHEGSYKSDNMPRYHARDVAKYRAAQHNALLVLGSATPSIESMYAARTGKLTLLALPGRFNASALPAVTIADLRVDLENGLNGVVGNVLAQELRKNLENGEQSILFVNRRGRDRMHTCLQCGVSPQCPACSNALTYHSANNRLMCHYCGYSMPAQQSCHHCGGVMKSMGFGTQRVVEELQQMFPNQPIIRMDTDTTGGRGAHATLLAQFRDERVPFLVGTQMVTKGLDFENVTLVGVLAADSSLNTADFRAHERTFALITQVVGRAGRGQKPGRAVVQSFTPQNVILQASAAQDYDVFYQAELPLRQARNLPPFSEMLLLRLSGRENEAVHLAALALRDKLAIMFPALNIKGPAPASLFRHNFQYRYQLVLLGQFDRATRHGISEEMAALSKACKGVYVYADFMPNNI; encoded by the coding sequence ATGCCGCATGTGCCAGGCAAACTGTACGCTAAGCTCGCGCTAGAGTTACCGTTGCAAGGCTTGGATGCTGTATACGATTATGAAGTGCCTGAACAGTGGCGTGAGGATATTTGCGCGGGCTGTCGAGTCGTTGCGCCGTTTGGGCGGGGCAATACGCGGAAAGAAGGCATTGTCTTGGCATTGAGTAATGAATCGGTGCATTCCAAGACAAAGCCGATTTTGCAGCTGCTCGACCGCGAACCTATTGCCACAGGTCAGGATATTCAACTTGCATTTTGGGTGCGGGAGCGTTTTTTCGCGCCGTTTTACGCTGTCTTGCGCGCCATGTTGCCTGCGGGTGTATGGTTGCAGGCAAAGACGGTTTGCTTTGTGAATGATGTCGGCGAAGAAGTTGTGGCAGAGGCATGTCAACATGAACCGCAAGTGTTGGCGTTGTGGCAATGGCTTAAACGACAGAAAAAAGGCGCAAACCTTAGCGCCGTGCTGGCACAGCAGGGCGGTGAGCTGGCATGGGAATCATTGCGACTCAAAGGCTTTGCGCGTGTTGAGGAAAAGCGTGCACCACGGCTGAACGACAAAACAGAAGTGCTTGTCACATTGTCGCCCGACTTCAGTGTGCGAGAATATGCGGGGCGTATGGCGCATCGCGCGTCGTTACAGGTGGCGTTGCTGGAGCTCTTGCAAGCCGAGGGACCAACTTTGCCGTGGCACGAGTTGCGCTATTATACAGGTGCGACAGCAGCGACATTGCGGGCTTTGGAGAAGTTGCAGGCTGTGAATACGCATGAGCGTGAGAGTTTTCGTCGCCCTGAGCTGGAACTGTCGAGCAAGACAATCGAAACACTGACCGAGGCACAACAAGCGGTATTTGAGAGACTTGTTGAACTGCATGACCGCCGGCAAACCGGAAGTGGCGTTCGCTCGCGAGGCGCATTGCTGCATGGTGTGACGGGCAGTGGCAAGACGGCAGTCTATATTAAGCTTATTGAACACACGCTGGCACAAGGCGGCGGCGCGATGGTGCTTGTGCCGGAAATCGCATTGACACCGCAGCTGGTGTCGCAATTCACGCAACAGTTTGGCGACCGTGTTGCCATGCTCAACAGCGGCATGACGCTGACGCAACGCTATGATGAATGGAAGCGCGTGCGGTCAGGACAGGCTGATGTGGTGGTTGGCACGCGTTCGGCAGTCTTCGCACCCATGCGTAAGCTGTCGCTGATTATTCTTGATGAGGAGCATGAGGGCAGCTATAAAAGCGATAACATGCCGCGCTACCATGCCCGCGACGTGGCGAAATATCGCGCTGCCCAGCACAATGCCTTGCTTGTGCTGGGCAGCGCGACGCCGAGCATTGAAAGCATGTACGCTGCACGGACGGGTAAGCTGACATTGCTGGCGTTGCCGGGGCGGTTTAATGCGTCGGCGTTACCGGCGGTGACGATTGCTGACTTGCGGGTTGATTTAGAGAATGGCTTGAATGGTGTAGTTGGAAATGTTTTAGCGCAAGAGCTGCGCAAAAATTTAGAAAACGGCGAACAATCTATCCTTTTTGTCAATCGGCGTGGTCGTGATAGAATGCATACTTGTTTGCAATGCGGCGTGTCACCGCAATGTCCGGCATGCAGTAATGCTTTGACGTATCATTCGGCGAACAATCGCCTAATGTGTCATTACTGTGGGTATTCGATGCCGGCACAACAGAGTTGCCACCATTGTGGTGGTGTGATGAAGTCAATGGGATTTGGCACGCAACGTGTGGTGGAAGAATTGCAGCAGATGTTTCCCAACCAGCCCATCATTCGTATGGACACAGACACGACGGGCGGGCGCGGCGCACACGCGACGTTGTTGGCGCAATTTCGCGATGAACGAGTGCCGTTTTTGGTGGGGACGCAAATGGTTACAAAGGGATTGGACTTTGAGAATGTTACGCTTGTTGGTGTTTTAGCGGCCGACTCATCGTTAAATACCGCTGATTTTCGTGCCCATGAGCGGACGTTTGCATTGATTACTCAAGTCGTGGGGCGCGCCGGGCGCGGACAAAAGCCGGGTCGGGCTGTCGTTCAGAGTTTCACACCGCAAAATGTGATACTCCAAGCCTCGGCAGCGCAGGACTACGATGTATTTTATCAAGCCGAATTGCCATTACGGCAGGCACGAAATTTGCCGCCATTTTCCGAAATGTTGCTACTGCGCCTGTCGGGCCGTGAAAATGAGGCAGTGCATTTGGCCGCACTAGCTTTGCGAGATAAGTTAGCAATAATGTTTCCCGCACTAAATATCAAAGGGCCTGCGCCGGCGTCTTTATTTCGGCACAATTTTCAGTATCGCTATCAGCTTGTGTTGTTGGGGCAATTTGACCGCGCAACGCGGCATGGCATTTCAGAGGAAATGGCGGCACTTAGCAAGGCATGTAAGGGCGTATATGTGTATGCTGATTTTATGCCGAATAATATATAA
- the def gene encoding peptide deformylase: MAIREILTQGDASLLKPSRPVEQFDDRLYQLLDDMRDTLIEANGAGLAAVQVGVLRRVALIDTEETGLIELINPEIVAQSGEQEGAEGCLSVPGLYGIVKRPMKVKVKAQDRHGKEFKKFVEGLAARAVCHELEHLDGQLFTAKVSRYLTDEELSK, from the coding sequence ATGGCAATTCGAGAAATTTTGACACAGGGCGATGCCAGCCTATTAAAGCCATCACGGCCTGTCGAGCAATTTGATGACCGTTTGTATCAATTGCTGGACGATATGCGTGATACGCTCATTGAGGCCAACGGTGCGGGGCTTGCCGCTGTGCAAGTTGGCGTATTGCGGCGTGTGGCGTTGATTGACACTGAAGAAACGGGGCTAATCGAATTGATTAACCCTGAAATTGTGGCGCAGTCCGGCGAGCAGGAGGGCGCAGAGGGCTGTTTGTCTGTGCCGGGGCTTTATGGAATTGTCAAGCGCCCGATGAAAGTTAAAGTCAAGGCGCAGGACCGACACGGCAAAGAATTTAAGAAATTCGTTGAAGGGCTTGCGGCGCGGGCGGTTTGCCATGAATTGGAGCATTTGGACGGACAGTTGTTTACCGCCAAAGTGTCGCGGTATTTGACTGATGAAGAGTTAAGTAAATAA
- the fmt gene encoding methionyl-tRNA formyltransferase codes for MKLVFMGTPVFAAASLEALIAAGHDILAVYCQPDKPVGRGMKLTPPPVKQLALSHGLTVHQPTKLRDGVVAEQLRAYAPDCIAVVAYGRILPLDILEIPKHGCINAHASLLPKYRGAAPIQWAVLNGERESGVTTMHMAEGMDTGDMILKRTIAIPPDMTAGELHDELMPMAAELLVETLACLEIGNAPRTPQDEALATIAPMLDKSLCDVDWQKSAQKVVNQIRGLDPWPVATTNINGVVLKITNASIFGEDTSNGGLTIAAGDGKLVCIGTVQAPGGKKMPAADYLRGRK; via the coding sequence GTGAAATTAGTCTTTATGGGTACGCCGGTCTTTGCTGCTGCGTCATTGGAAGCATTGATTGCCGCAGGGCATGACATTTTAGCCGTCTACTGCCAGCCCGACAAGCCGGTAGGGCGGGGGATGAAGTTGACGCCGCCGCCCGTTAAGCAGCTGGCGTTATCGCATGGCTTGACGGTGCATCAGCCCACAAAATTGCGCGATGGCGTTGTGGCAGAGCAGTTGCGTGCGTATGCGCCCGATTGCATTGCCGTTGTGGCGTACGGACGCATTTTGCCGCTTGATATCCTTGAAATCCCGAAACACGGTTGCATAAATGCCCATGCATCGCTGCTGCCGAAATATCGCGGAGCGGCACCGATACAATGGGCTGTCCTCAACGGCGAGCGCGAGAGCGGCGTGACGACCATGCACATGGCAGAGGGTATGGATACCGGCGATATGATTTTGAAACGTACGATAGCAATTCCGCCCGACATGACAGCGGGCGAATTGCATGACGAACTTATGCCAATGGCGGCGGAACTGCTGGTTGAAACCCTTGCTTGCCTGGAAATTGGTAACGCGCCGCGAACACCGCAAGACGAGGCACTTGCGACGATTGCGCCTATGCTCGACAAGTCGTTGTGTGATGTCGATTGGCAAAAATCGGCGCAGAAAGTTGTCAACCAAATTCGCGGACTTGACCCGTGGCCGGTTGCGACAACGAACATTAACGGTGTGGTATTGAAAATTACAAATGCGTCTATTTTTGGCGAAGACACAAGCAACGGCGGGCTTACCATTGCTGCCGGGGACGGAAAATTAGTGTGTATCGGCACAGTGCAAGCCCCGGGCGGCAAGAAAATGCCCGCGGCGGATTATTTGCGCGGGCGGAAGTGA
- a CDS encoding GNAT family N-acetyltransferase: MKLPIKTNRLLLREICSKDANNVYNLFSNPNVMRYLDLPHANIAQSQHYIDTLLKDYEHKPRLRWEFAVILAKTGEFAGIVELEVGFEPVVDSRAELQYLFLPEFCGKGYASEANKAVIKFGFEELRVNKITAGCLQCNLASERAMIRCGMTKEGDYKQHTKWDGEWVNRVEYAVLKDEYYVEKGKTL, translated from the coding sequence ATGAAACTACCAATTAAAACAAACCGGCTATTACTCCGCGAAATTTGCAGTAAAGATGCCAATAACGTGTACAATTTATTCTCAAATCCAAATGTTATGCGCTATTTAGATTTGCCTCATGCTAATATTGCGCAGAGCCAACATTATATAGACACACTGCTGAAAGATTATGAGCATAAACCAAGATTGCGGTGGGAATTTGCTGTTATATTGGCTAAAACCGGCGAATTTGCGGGGATTGTAGAGCTTGAAGTTGGGTTTGAGCCTGTTGTTGACAGTCGTGCGGAATTGCAATATCTATTTTTGCCCGAGTTTTGTGGCAAAGGGTATGCATCCGAAGCAAATAAAGCTGTTATAAAGTTTGGCTTTGAAGAATTGCGTGTGAACAAAATTACAGCCGGGTGTTTGCAGTGTAATCTTGCGTCAGAACGTGCGATGATTCGGTGCGGAATGACCAAAGAGGGCGATTACAAGCAACATACAAAATGGGACGGTGAATGGGTAAATCGTGTTGAGTATGCTGTTTTAAAAGATGAATATTACGTTGAAAAGGGAAAAACCCTTTGA
- a CDS encoding YgjV family protein has translation MNNFILIQALGILTLILFVASLQQRKKETFLLLQITGTVLFIAQYLMTNRITAALLFTVVLIRGVVFYVYKKKNLQPSRIVLVAFLGIIAISTYFSWQNVLSIMPLIATSAKTWGTWQDNMKWLRKTSLLSQSCMIVYNLSAGMYTGALTEVCNLTSTVIAMRRYDVCKGEG, from the coding sequence TTGAATAATTTCATCCTTATACAAGCACTCGGAATCCTCACGTTAATTTTATTCGTCGCATCATTGCAACAGCGCAAAAAAGAAACGTTCCTATTGCTCCAAATTACAGGAACGGTCCTCTTTATCGCGCAATATTTGATGACAAACAGAATTACAGCCGCACTTTTGTTTACTGTTGTACTAATTCGCGGTGTGGTGTTTTATGTATATAAAAAGAAAAATTTGCAACCATCACGCATAGTATTGGTTGCGTTTTTGGGAATTATTGCAATTTCGACGTATTTTTCATGGCAAAATGTTTTGAGCATTATGCCGCTAATTGCAACATCGGCAAAAACGTGGGGCACATGGCAAGATAACATGAAATGGCTGCGCAAAACATCATTGCTCAGCCAAAGTTGTATGATTGTCTATAACTTGTCAGCGGGTATGTACACGGGGGCGTTGACAGAAGTGTGCAATTTGACATCGACTGTGATTGCGATGCGGCGGTATGATGTGTGTAAGGGGGAGGGGTGA
- a CDS encoding ATP-binding protein: MKNVMIIVSGMAAAGKTTFAEWLSQEACVPLLSVDNLWENWGTTTIPFAQYWVLCEDIMKQSSPLIIEFGFWDEQKPMINELVKQYKYQTVNVHFTTSVELAHQRFNDRRKYDMGGAKPQITLEQYMEIVEQSKNFQFGDCILYVDTTDFSTVSYADITKQIHQHTMGAV; this comes from the coding sequence ATGAAAAATGTAATGATTATTGTATCCGGTATGGCAGCGGCAGGCAAAACGACATTTGCCGAGTGGTTGTCACAAGAGGCGTGTGTCCCTCTTCTTTCTGTTGACAACTTGTGGGAAAATTGGGGGACAACTACGATTCCATTTGCTCAATATTGGGTTCTTTGCGAAGATATAATGAAGCAGTCTTCGCCGTTAATCATTGAATTTGGTTTTTGGGACGAACAAAAGCCGATGATAAATGAATTGGTTAAACAGTACAAGTATCAAACTGTTAATGTCCATTTTACCACTTCGGTTGAGTTGGCACATCAGCGTTTTAATGATAGAAGAAAATATGATATGGGTGGCGCGAAGCCGCAAATTACATTGGAACAATATATGGAAATAGTAGAACAATCGAAAAATTTTCAATTTGGAGATTGCATTCTTTATGTTGATACCACTGATTTTTCAACAGTTTCATATGCGGATATAACTAAACAGATACATCAGCACACAATGGGTGCAGTATAA
- a CDS encoding UvrD-helicase domain-containing protein: MQTEHSAPTLNDKQQQAVDHVDGPLLILAGAGSGKTTVLIERVANMIERGVKPWQILAITFTNKAGGEIRERLEKRVGEQAADVWAHTFHSACVRILRRDIDRVGFTRSFSIYDADDSQRVLKAIMNEHNIDPNDCPPRAVLTEISKAKDQLLAPEQYAQLHDETAFEQTIAKLYKHYQKALRDANALDFDDILCHAVNLLLTNEDLLDYYRAKFRYIMIDEYQDTNHVQYLLASALADEHRNFCVVGDDDQSIYRFRGATVENILNFQEQYPDALVVRLEENYRSTGTILRAANGLIAKNSQRLGKTLWTSQGDGEKIAWHCVDNSDYEASTVCNLIMKAVGEGAKLREFAVLYRVNAQANKIEESLRRNAIPYRIVGGTRFFDRLEIRDMLAYLHVINNPQDTLRLLRIVNTPSRKIGQTSIDTAQALALQNGITLYEVLAKAYAYPELSRVQNAMINFTTMLGDLRDSELPLDELYDALLQKTKYCEFWEAKDDPKDKERANNARELKSSITAYIERCAEQGETPALSGFLEEVALFTDLETYDENSDAVVLMTVHSAKGLEFDRVMLVGLEENIFPSPRSVYEQVQLEEERRLCYVAVTRARKILHLFSAQSRMLYGQTTFNQPSRFISEIPQDCVTVHENRQTQPTIRDVYSPSRPTRSAIPAAKPSTPLPDFQPGMRVTHTAFGNGMVISARPMGGDCLLEIEFDDKGKKRLMAKSAMAYLSVGG, translated from the coding sequence ATGCAAACCGAACACTCTGCCCCTACCTTAAATGACAAACAACAACAGGCCGTCGACCATGTTGACGGCCCTTTGCTCATTCTCGCCGGTGCCGGCAGCGGCAAAACTACAGTGCTTATTGAACGCGTTGCAAATATGATTGAACGCGGCGTCAAGCCGTGGCAAATTTTGGCGATTACTTTTACAAACAAAGCCGGCGGCGAGATTCGCGAAAGGCTGGAAAAGCGCGTTGGCGAGCAAGCCGCCGACGTTTGGGCGCATACGTTTCACTCAGCGTGTGTGCGTATTTTGCGGCGCGACATTGACCGTGTGGGATTCACTCGCTCGTTTTCTATCTACGATGCTGACGACAGCCAGCGTGTGCTAAAAGCCATCATGAACGAGCATAATATCGACCCAAACGACTGTCCGCCGCGCGCTGTTTTGACCGAAATTTCCAAGGCGAAAGACCAGCTGCTTGCGCCCGAACAATACGCCCAATTGCACGACGAAACGGCGTTTGAACAAACTATCGCAAAACTCTATAAACATTACCAAAAGGCATTGCGTGACGCAAATGCGCTTGATTTTGATGACATTTTGTGCCATGCTGTCAACTTATTGCTGACCAACGAAGACTTGCTTGATTACTATCGCGCAAAGTTTCGCTATATTATGATTGACGAATATCAGGACACCAACCATGTGCAGTATTTGCTTGCATCGGCGCTGGCAGACGAACATCGAAACTTTTGCGTTGTCGGCGATGATGACCAAAGTATTTACCGTTTTCGCGGCGCAACTGTCGAAAACATTTTGAACTTCCAAGAACAATATCCCGACGCCCTTGTTGTGCGCTTGGAAGAAAACTATCGCTCAACCGGCACGATTTTGCGCGCGGCTAACGGCTTAATTGCCAAAAACAGCCAACGTCTGGGCAAAACGTTGTGGACAAGCCAAGGCGACGGCGAAAAAATTGCATGGCATTGCGTGGATAACAGCGATTATGAGGCCTCAACCGTTTGCAACCTAATTATGAAAGCCGTAGGCGAAGGTGCAAAACTGCGCGAATTTGCCGTACTGTACCGCGTTAACGCGCAAGCAAATAAAATTGAGGAATCTTTGCGGCGTAACGCCATCCCCTATCGCATTGTCGGCGGCACGCGATTCTTTGACCGCTTGGAAATCCGCGATATGCTGGCGTATTTGCATGTTATAAATAATCCGCAAGACACGTTGCGTTTGCTGCGTATTGTCAATACGCCGTCGCGCAAAATCGGGCAAACATCCATCGACACAGCGCAAGCACTTGCTCTGCAAAACGGCATAACATTGTACGAAGTTCTCGCCAAAGCATACGCTTACCCTGAATTATCGCGTGTGCAAAACGCCATGATAAATTTTACAACAATGCTGGGCGATTTGCGCGACAGCGAATTGCCGCTTGACGAGCTATACGACGCATTGCTGCAAAAAACAAAATATTGCGAATTCTGGGAAGCCAAAGACGACCCTAAAGACAAAGAGCGCGCCAACAACGCCCGCGAATTAAAGTCGAGCATTACTGCGTACATAGAGCGTTGCGCCGAGCAAGGCGAAACGCCTGCATTGTCAGGTTTCCTCGAAGAAGTTGCACTTTTTACCGACCTTGAAACGTATGACGAAAACAGCGATGCCGTCGTGCTGATGACTGTGCATAGTGCCAAAGGCTTGGAGTTTGATCGTGTGATGCTTGTGGGATTAGAGGAAAATATTTTCCCATCCCCACGCTCTGTATATGAGCAGGTTCAACTCGAAGAAGAGCGGCGGCTCTGCTATGTCGCCGTAACGCGAGCGCGGAAAATATTGCATTTATTTTCTGCACAATCGCGTATGTTGTACGGGCAAACAACGTTTAATCAGCCGTCACGGTTTATCAGCGAAATACCGCAGGACTGCGTTACCGTACACGAAAACCGTCAAACGCAACCCACCATCCGCGATGTTTACAGCCCGTCACGCCCTACGCGGTCAGCGATTCCTGCAGCAAAACCAAGCACACCGTTGCCCGATTTTCAACCGGGAATGCGCGTAACACACACGGCGTTCGGCAACGGTATGGTCATCAGTGCACGCCCAATGGGCGGTGATTGCTTGCTGGAAATCGAATTTGACGACAAGGGCAAAAAACGACTGATGGCGAAATCGGCGATGGCGTATTTGTCGGTTGGCGGGTAG
- a CDS encoding single-stranded DNA-binding protein — protein MNWNINAVTLCGKVISAPQVSHTTHRETFYGFVLESRRLSGIDDYVKIICPESMLKEAAVDIGDTIAVQGALRSYNNKSGIGNRLIITVLAQSIIHSQGEPHNIVSLCGTLCKAPVFRKTPLGREICDMLLAVNRRYGRADYLPCIVWGGQAREFADCEIGTKLSIEGRIQSRTYQKIEDGITVEKIAYEVSIGKIEIFDEIIGNEEGYH, from the coding sequence ATGAATTGGAATATAAACGCCGTCACCCTTTGCGGCAAGGTGATCAGCGCGCCGCAAGTGTCGCATACGACACACCGCGAAACGTTTTATGGCTTTGTGTTGGAAAGCCGTCGCTTGTCAGGTATTGACGATTATGTGAAAATCATTTGCCCGGAATCAATGTTAAAAGAAGCTGCCGTTGACATTGGCGACACGATTGCCGTGCAGGGTGCGTTGCGATCGTATAACAACAAGAGCGGCATTGGCAATCGTTTGATTATTACGGTGTTGGCGCAAAGTATTATACACAGCCAAGGCGAGCCACATAATATTGTCTCATTATGCGGAACGCTATGCAAAGCACCTGTTTTTCGTAAAACGCCGTTAGGGCGCGAAATTTGCGATATGCTTTTGGCAGTCAACCGTCGTTACGGACGCGCCGACTATCTTCCGTGTATTGTATGGGGTGGGCAAGCGCGTGAATTCGCCGATTGTGAAATTGGAACGAAATTATCGATTGAAGGGCGCATACAAAGCCGTACATATCAAAAAATAGAAGATGGTATAACAGTAGAAAAAATAGCATACGAAGTATCGATTGGGAAAATTGAGATATTTGATGAAATAATTGGCAACGAAGAAGGATATCACTGA
- a CDS encoding alpha/beta-type small acid-soluble spore protein: protein MANQALVPEAKEALSRFKMEAAREVGVNLKQGYNGDLTARQAGSVGGQMVKKMIQSYEQGMK, encoded by the coding sequence ATGGCTAACCAAGCTCTTGTACCTGAAGCAAAAGAAGCGCTCAGCCGCTTCAAAATGGAAGCTGCCCGCGAAGTTGGCGTTAACTTGAAACAAGGTTACAACGGTGACTTGACAGCACGCCAAGCCGGATCGGTTGGCGGCCAAATGGTCAAAAAAATGATTCAAAGCTACGAACAAGGCATGAAGTAA
- a CDS encoding PadR family transcriptional regulator, translating into MNKEIKKGLLDACVLKLLEEKESYGYAVTADMRELIDVSDSSLYPVLRRLEQSGCLTTYHRPYNGRMRKYYEITPAGLRCLAEMRRDWQEVIAVVQHIM; encoded by the coding sequence ATGAACAAAGAAATAAAAAAAGGCTTACTTGACGCCTGTGTCTTAAAGCTGTTGGAAGAAAAAGAGTCATACGGATATGCTGTTACAGCTGATATGCGGGAACTTATAGATGTAAGCGACTCGTCATTGTACCCGGTGTTGCGCCGTCTGGAACAATCGGGCTGCTTGACGACTTATCATCGTCCGTACAACGGTCGCATGCGGAAATATTATGAAATTACGCCTGCTGGATTGCGGTGCTTGGCGGAAATGCGGCGTGATTGGCAAGAGGTGATAGCAGTGGTGCAACATATCATGTAG